A stretch of the Clarias gariepinus isolate MV-2021 ecotype Netherlands chromosome 26, CGAR_prim_01v2, whole genome shotgun sequence genome encodes the following:
- the tap1 gene encoding antigen peptide transporter 1 yields the protein MKAKMAAYVFAFLLLCVDVCMVKIFGATQLSALLVPHSFSSLWGGGLLRFTILLLVTFFYPSSPDWMKSSNGVQIVAVHSLVYPVYVTLLWACGWSTLELTWSWHTWQALLQSYVVSALSLLLWERYVPSVLTKKEVKPKAKNQASLQRLLGYMRPYRRRFTAVLLFVVASSLGEMAIPHYTGKITDWIVKEDEPDAFANAIKIMSILTVMSAFFEFVCDLIYNTTMSLIHTAIQSQVFECVLKQEIAFFDKASSGELVSRITKDTNDMSESLSEELSLLMWYSMRLVFLYGSMMLLSVRLSIFTVLGLPIIWIVPELSGSFYQTHAVKVQESLAKSNSIATETFSSIKTMKSFANEDGESERYKTCLEHTYSLNKVEAAGYAASTWTNSMSSLALKVSILYYGGQLVAGNDVSSGDLVSFVLYELQFSQAVEAMMSYYPRVKKAVGASEKIFEYVDRKPDVPPDGSLAPETLSGHVRFNNVTFAYPTRPDEKVLKGISLELKPGEITALVGPADGGKSTIVRLLERFYQPQEGTIFLDKEPLQCYKDQYLHEKISVVAQEPVLFARSIKENIKYGKADATDEEVYAAAKLANAHKFISDFPEGYDTDAGEKGGKVSGGQKQRIAIARAMIRNPKILILDDSTSDLDAESEHTVHQALLRKSNGRSVLLITNKMSGVEMANTVVFLRMGEVLEQGSHDDLLQRNGPYAEFVRLQNTSFHRNAQEDNETSSS from the exons ATGAAGGCTAAGATGGCGGCATATGTATTCGCCTTCCTGCTCCTGTGCGTGGACGTATGCATGGTGAAAATCTTCGGAGCGACCCAGCTCTCTGCTCTGCTCGTTCCTCATTCGTTTAGCAGTCTCTGGGGCGGAGGACTGCTGAGGTTCACCATCCTCCTCCTCGTCACCTTTTTTTACCCGTCGAGCCCGGACTGGATGAAGAGCTCTAACGGGGTCCAGATTGTGGCCGTTCACAGTTTGGTGTATCCGGTGTACGTCACACTGCTGTGGGCATGCGGCTGGTCGACGCTGGAGCTCACCTGGAGCTGGCACACCTGGCAAGCA CTGCTTCAGAGTTACGTTGTTTCAGCACTCTCGCTGCTGCTGTGGGAACGCTACGTGCCCTCCGTCCTGACAAAAAAAGAGGTCAAACCCAAGGCGAAAAACCAGGCCTCTCTGCAGAGGCTGCTGGGATACATGAGGCCGTACCGGCGCCGGTTTACGGCGGTCCTCCTGTTCGTGGTCGCTTCCTCTCTCG GTGAGATGGCGATCCCGCATTACACGGGTAAAATCACCGACTGGATCGTGAAGGAGGACGAGCCTGACGCTTTTGCAAACGCCATCAAAATCATGTCGATCCTGACTGTCATGAG CGCCTTCTTTGAGTTTGTGTGTGATCTCATCTACAACACCACCATGAGCCTCATACACACCGCCATCCAGAGTCAGGTGTTCGAGTGTGTGCTGAAACAGGAGATCGCCTTCTTCGATAAAGCTTCCTCAG GTGAACTCGTGTCGCGAATCACCAAAGACACCAACGACATGAGCGAGTCCCTGAGCGAAGAGCTCAGCCTGCTTATGTGGTACAGCATGCGGTTAGTCTTCCTCTACGGCTCCATGATGCTCCTCTCCGTGCGCCTGTCCATCTTCACCGTCCTCGGCCTTCCTATCATTTGGATCGTCCCGGAGCTTTCTGGAAGCTTCTACCAG ACTCATGCGGTGAAAGTGCAGGAGTCTCTTGCCAAATCGAACAGCATCGCCACCGAGACGTTCTCCTCCATCAAGACAATGAAAAGCTTCGCCAACGAGGACGGAGAGTCTGAGAGATACAAGACATGCTTGGAGCACACCTACTCCCTGAACAAAGTGGAAGCAGCTGGTTATGCCGCATCAACTTGGACCAACAGC ATGTCCAGTCTAGCCTTGAAAGTGAGCATCCTGTACTACGGAGGCCAGCTGGTGGCAGGCAATGACGTCAGCAGTGGTGACCTGGTGTCTTTCGTGCTGTACGAGCTCCAGTTCAGTCAGGCTGTCGAG GCTATGATGTCCTATTACCCTCGCGTGAAGAAAGCCGTCGGCGCCTCCGAGAAGATCTTCGAGTACGTGGACAGGAAGCCTGATGTTCCTCCTGATGGCTCCCTAGCTCCCGAGACACTTAGTGGTCACGTGCGCTTCAACAACGTCACTTTCGCGTATCCGACGAGACCGGACGAGAAGGTTCTGAAA GGCATTTCTCTGGAGCTGAAGCCGGGAGAGATCACCGCTCTGGTGGGTCCAGCCGATGGAGGAAAAAGCACGATAGTCAGGCTGCTTGAGAGGTTTTACCAACCCCAGGAGGGCACGATCTTTCTGGACAAGGAGCCGCTGCAGTGCTACAAGGACCAATATCTGCATGAGAAG ATCAGCGTGGTCGCCCAGGAGCCCGTGCTGTTTGCCCGCTCCATCAAGGAGAACATCAAATACGGGAAAGCAGACGCCACCGATGAAGAGGTATACGCTGCTGCTAAACTGGCCAACGCACACAAATTCATCAGTGACTTTCCAGAAGGTTACGACACCG ATGCCGGTGAAAAAGGTGGAAAAGTGTCCGGGGGTCAGAAGCAGCGAATTGCCATAGCGAGAGCCATGATCCGAAACCCAAAGATCCTCATTCTGGATGATTCCACGAGCGACCTGGATGCTGAGAGCGAGCACACG GTTCACCAGGCGCTCCTGAGGAAGTCTAACGGTCGCTCCGTGCTACTCATTACCAACAAGATGAGCGGTGTGGAGATGGCCAACACGGTGGTGTTCCTGCGGATGGGAGAGGTGCTGGAGCAGGGCAGCCATGACGATCTGCTGCAGAGGAACGGCCCGTACGCCGAGTTTGTACGTCTGCAGAACACCAGCTTCCATCGTAACGCACAGGAAGACAACGAAACCTCTAGCTCATAA
- the brd2b gene encoding bromodomain-containing protein 2b isoform X3, with product MEAVVNPSIDRSVMTGAMESSAANPGKRIRKPSLLYEGFEGPGLPLAPTPIAGPPPSQHLPVKDPSRPGRITNQLQYLQKVMTKALWRHHFAWPFHEPVDAVRLNLPDYHKIIKQPMDMGTIKRRLENNYYRSASECIQDFNTMFTNCYIYNKPTDDIVLMAQSLEKVFLQKVAQMPQEEIELPPPAPRGRAFKTGKSRRGRGAGLSVAQQVPAVSQSAYSPSSPDTPDSRFSGSPHMMLSKPGPPLPPLPPPPPPPALMTLPPTQPTAKKKGVKRKADTTTPSTTGFPVPPPGRAMGMGKGRGALSLSPVPSLTCGIGVSEPVHLQPVMGRSVPRRPIKPPRKDLPELARPKSAPRHRTKLSGQLRYCSSILKELLSKKHAAYAWPFYKPVDASLLGLHDYHLIIKHPMDLSTIKRKMDEREYRDSQEFSADVRLMFSNCYKYNPPEHDVVSMARRLQDVFEFRFAKMPDEVLEEEDEEEGLAPTSLGRNVGLMGLQHSSSSSSSSSSSSSSSSPSSSSESESSSDSEPSSESSPSSDSEEERAQRLAQLQDQVCTQLRAVHEQLAALSSGPIIKPKKKREKKKDKKKKKKPEKRKGGRSNERVREKVTKVPKSKSNKVASMPTQSKKAPAKKNSKSNKTTKKSLAAAARFTPPAPPIPQYDSEEEEDGLPMSYDAKRQLSLDINKLPGDKLGRVVHIIQSREPSLRDTNPEEIEIDFETLKPSTLRELESYVTSCLRKKPRKPYVMKPAGGKSREELALEKRRELERRLQDVSGQLNSVKKPQKPKAEKASVSTEPHPMPAGRLSASSSSSDSSSSSSDSSSSDTSDSDSR from the exons ATGGAGGCGGTGGTCAACCCGTCTATTGACAG GTCTGTCATGACGGGCGCCATGGAGTCAAGCGCAGCCAACCCGGGCAAACGCATCCGCAAACCCTCTCTACTCTATGAGGGTTTCGAAGGCCCTGGCCTGCCGCTCGCACCCACACCCATAGCGGGGCCGCCGCCCTCGCAGCACCTCCCGGTGAAGGACCCGAGCAGGCCGGGCCGCATCACTAACCAGCTGCAGTACCTCCAGAAGGTGATGACGAAGGCGCTGTGGCGGCACCACTTCGCTTGGCCCTTTCACGAGCCCGTGGACGCCGTCCGCCTCAACTTGCCC GACTACCACAAGATCATCAAGCAGCCCATGGACATGGGGACCATCAAAAGACGGCTGGAGAACAACTACTACCGCAGCGCCAGCGAGTGCATCCAGGACTTCAACACCATGTTCACCAACTGCTACATCTACAACAAG CCCACTGACGACATCGTCCTGATGGCCCAgtctctggagaaggtttttcTGCAGAAGGTGGCTCAGATGCCCCAGGAGGAGATCGAGTTGCCCCCTCCTGCACCCAGGGGACGAGCGTTCAAGACCGGCAAATCCCGACGGGGAAGAG gtgcAGGTCTAAGTGTAGCTCAGCAGGTCCCAGCTGTGTCTCAATCGGCTTACTCGCCCTCATCTCCCGACACCCCGGACTCACGGTTTTCAGGCTCTCCTCACATGATGCTCAGTAAACCCGGACCTCcacttcctcctcttcctcctcctcctccccctcctgcCCTCATGACTCTGCCCCCCACACAGCCCACCGCAAag AAGAAAGGTGTGAAGCGCAAAGCGGACACCACCACCCCGAGCACCACAGGTTTCCCCGTGCCCCCTCCCGGCCGTGCGATGGGCATGGGTAAGGGTCGCggcgctctctcgctctccccaGTCCCCAGCCTGACATGCGGCATAGGCGTGAGCGAGCCCGTGCACCTGCAGCCCGTCATGGGCCGATCCGTGCCGCGGCGTCCCATCAAACCCCCGCGTAAAGACCTACCCGAGCTGGCGAGGCCGAAGAGCGCGCCGCGGCACCGCACCAAGCTGAGCGGCCAGCTGCGCTACTGCAGCTCCATCCTAAAGGAGCTGCTGAGCAAGAAGCATGCGGCCTACGCCTGGCCGTTCTACAAACCCGTCGACGCCTCGCTGCTCGGCCTGCACGACTACCACCTCATCATCAAACACCCCATGGACCTCAGCACCATCAAG AGGAAGATGGACGAGCGGGAGTACAGGGACTCTCAGGAGTTTAGCGCTGACGTCAGGCTCATGTTCTCAAACTGCTATAAGTACAATCCACCCGAGCATGACGTCGTGTCCATGGCACGCAGACTGCAG gACGTGTTCGAATTCCGTTTTGCGAAGATGCCTGACGAGGTCCTGGAGGAAGAGGACGAGGAAGAAGGTTTGGCGCCGACCTCTCTGGGTCGCAACGTGGGCCTGATGGGACTGCAacactcctcctcatcctcttcGTCCTCCTCGTCTTCGTCATCGTCATCCTCTCCTTCGTCCTCATCAGAAAGCGAGTCAAGCAGCGACAGTGAGCCGAGCAGTGAAAGCAGCCCGAGCTCGGACAGCGAGGAGGAGAGAGCGCAGCGCCTGGCCCAGCTACAGGACCAAGTCTGCACTCAG CTGCGCGCGGTGCACGAGCAGTTAGCCGCGCTCTCGTCCGGCCCCATCATCAAACCCAAGAAGAAGCGCGAAAAGAAGAaggacaagaagaagaagaagaagccagAGAAACGCAAAGGAGGCCGGAGCAACGAGAGGGTGCGGGAGAAAGTAACCAAAGTGCCCAAGAGCAAATCTAACAAGGTGGCGTCCATGCCCACTCAGAGCAAGAAGGCTCCTGCCAAGAAGAACAGCAAGAGCAACAA GACGACTAAGAAGTCTTTAGCAGCCGCAGCTCGCTTCACGCCTCCAGCTCCGCCGATTCCGCAGTACGACTCCGAGGAGGAAGAGGACGGTCTCCCTATGAGCTACGACGCCAAGCGGCAGCTCAGCCTCGACATCAACAAGCTGCCGGGTGACAAGCTGGGCCGCGTCGTGCACATCATCCAGTCCCGCGAGCCCTCGCTGCGCGACACCAACCCCGAGGAGATCGAGATCGACTTCGAGACGCTCAAACCGTCCACACTGCGTGAACTCGAGAGCTACGTCACCAGCTGCTTGCGCAAAAAGCCAAGGAAACCTTACG tgatgaAACCAGCCGGTGGGAAGTCACGTGAGGAACTGGCTTTGGAGAAGAGGAGGGAGCTGGAGAGAAGACTGCAGGATGTCAGTGGACAACTCAACTCTGTCAAAAAGCCCCAGAAACCCAAAG
- the brd2b gene encoding bromodomain-containing protein 2b isoform X1, translating to MEAVVNPSIDSRSVMTGAMESSAANPGKRIRKPSLLYEGFEGPGLPLAPTPIAGPPPSQHLPVKDPSRPGRITNQLQYLQKVMTKALWRHHFAWPFHEPVDAVRLNLPDYHKIIKQPMDMGTIKRRLENNYYRSASECIQDFNTMFTNCYIYNKPTDDIVLMAQSLEKVFLQKVAQMPQEEIELPPPAPRGRAFKTGKSRRGRGAGLSVAQQVPAVSQSAYSPSSPDTPDSRFSGSPHMMLSKPGPPLPPLPPPPPPPALMTLPPTQPTAKKKGVKRKADTTTPSTTGFPVPPPGRAMGMGKGRGALSLSPVPSLTCGIGVSEPVHLQPVMGRSVPRRPIKPPRKDLPELARPKSAPRHRTKLSGQLRYCSSILKELLSKKHAAYAWPFYKPVDASLLGLHDYHLIIKHPMDLSTIKRKMDEREYRDSQEFSADVRLMFSNCYKYNPPEHDVVSMARRLQDVFEFRFAKMPDEVLEEEDEEEGLAPTSLGRNVGLMGLQHSSSSSSSSSSSSSSSSPSSSSESESSSDSEPSSESSPSSDSEEERAQRLAQLQDQVCTQLRAVHEQLAALSSGPIIKPKKKREKKKDKKKKKKPEKRKGGRSNERVREKVTKVPKSKSNKVASMPTQSKKAPAKKNSKSNKTTKKSLAAAARFTPPAPPIPQYDSEEEEDGLPMSYDAKRQLSLDINKLPGDKLGRVVHIIQSREPSLRDTNPEEIEIDFETLKPSTLRELESYVTSCLRKKPRKPYVMKPAGGKSREELALEKRRELERRLQDVSGQLNSVKKPQKPKAEKASVSTEPHPMPAGRLSASSSSSDSSSSSSDSSSSDTSDSDSR from the exons ATGGAGGCGGTGGTCAACCCGTCTATTGACAG CAGGTCTGTCATGACGGGCGCCATGGAGTCAAGCGCAGCCAACCCGGGCAAACGCATCCGCAAACCCTCTCTACTCTATGAGGGTTTCGAAGGCCCTGGCCTGCCGCTCGCACCCACACCCATAGCGGGGCCGCCGCCCTCGCAGCACCTCCCGGTGAAGGACCCGAGCAGGCCGGGCCGCATCACTAACCAGCTGCAGTACCTCCAGAAGGTGATGACGAAGGCGCTGTGGCGGCACCACTTCGCTTGGCCCTTTCACGAGCCCGTGGACGCCGTCCGCCTCAACTTGCCC GACTACCACAAGATCATCAAGCAGCCCATGGACATGGGGACCATCAAAAGACGGCTGGAGAACAACTACTACCGCAGCGCCAGCGAGTGCATCCAGGACTTCAACACCATGTTCACCAACTGCTACATCTACAACAAG CCCACTGACGACATCGTCCTGATGGCCCAgtctctggagaaggtttttcTGCAGAAGGTGGCTCAGATGCCCCAGGAGGAGATCGAGTTGCCCCCTCCTGCACCCAGGGGACGAGCGTTCAAGACCGGCAAATCCCGACGGGGAAGAG gtgcAGGTCTAAGTGTAGCTCAGCAGGTCCCAGCTGTGTCTCAATCGGCTTACTCGCCCTCATCTCCCGACACCCCGGACTCACGGTTTTCAGGCTCTCCTCACATGATGCTCAGTAAACCCGGACCTCcacttcctcctcttcctcctcctcctccccctcctgcCCTCATGACTCTGCCCCCCACACAGCCCACCGCAAag AAGAAAGGTGTGAAGCGCAAAGCGGACACCACCACCCCGAGCACCACAGGTTTCCCCGTGCCCCCTCCCGGCCGTGCGATGGGCATGGGTAAGGGTCGCggcgctctctcgctctccccaGTCCCCAGCCTGACATGCGGCATAGGCGTGAGCGAGCCCGTGCACCTGCAGCCCGTCATGGGCCGATCCGTGCCGCGGCGTCCCATCAAACCCCCGCGTAAAGACCTACCCGAGCTGGCGAGGCCGAAGAGCGCGCCGCGGCACCGCACCAAGCTGAGCGGCCAGCTGCGCTACTGCAGCTCCATCCTAAAGGAGCTGCTGAGCAAGAAGCATGCGGCCTACGCCTGGCCGTTCTACAAACCCGTCGACGCCTCGCTGCTCGGCCTGCACGACTACCACCTCATCATCAAACACCCCATGGACCTCAGCACCATCAAG AGGAAGATGGACGAGCGGGAGTACAGGGACTCTCAGGAGTTTAGCGCTGACGTCAGGCTCATGTTCTCAAACTGCTATAAGTACAATCCACCCGAGCATGACGTCGTGTCCATGGCACGCAGACTGCAG gACGTGTTCGAATTCCGTTTTGCGAAGATGCCTGACGAGGTCCTGGAGGAAGAGGACGAGGAAGAAGGTTTGGCGCCGACCTCTCTGGGTCGCAACGTGGGCCTGATGGGACTGCAacactcctcctcatcctcttcGTCCTCCTCGTCTTCGTCATCGTCATCCTCTCCTTCGTCCTCATCAGAAAGCGAGTCAAGCAGCGACAGTGAGCCGAGCAGTGAAAGCAGCCCGAGCTCGGACAGCGAGGAGGAGAGAGCGCAGCGCCTGGCCCAGCTACAGGACCAAGTCTGCACTCAG CTGCGCGCGGTGCACGAGCAGTTAGCCGCGCTCTCGTCCGGCCCCATCATCAAACCCAAGAAGAAGCGCGAAAAGAAGAaggacaagaagaagaagaagaagccagAGAAACGCAAAGGAGGCCGGAGCAACGAGAGGGTGCGGGAGAAAGTAACCAAAGTGCCCAAGAGCAAATCTAACAAGGTGGCGTCCATGCCCACTCAGAGCAAGAAGGCTCCTGCCAAGAAGAACAGCAAGAGCAACAA GACGACTAAGAAGTCTTTAGCAGCCGCAGCTCGCTTCACGCCTCCAGCTCCGCCGATTCCGCAGTACGACTCCGAGGAGGAAGAGGACGGTCTCCCTATGAGCTACGACGCCAAGCGGCAGCTCAGCCTCGACATCAACAAGCTGCCGGGTGACAAGCTGGGCCGCGTCGTGCACATCATCCAGTCCCGCGAGCCCTCGCTGCGCGACACCAACCCCGAGGAGATCGAGATCGACTTCGAGACGCTCAAACCGTCCACACTGCGTGAACTCGAGAGCTACGTCACCAGCTGCTTGCGCAAAAAGCCAAGGAAACCTTACG tgatgaAACCAGCCGGTGGGAAGTCACGTGAGGAACTGGCTTTGGAGAAGAGGAGGGAGCTGGAGAGAAGACTGCAGGATGTCAGTGGACAACTCAACTCTGTCAAAAAGCCCCAGAAACCCAAAG
- the brd2b gene encoding bromodomain-containing protein 2b isoform X2, whose amino-acid sequence MEAVVNPSIDSRSVMTGAMESSAANPGKRIRKPSLLYEGFEGPGLPLAPTPIAGPPPSQHLPVKDPSRPGRITNQLQYLQKVMTKALWRHHFAWPFHEPVDAVRLNLPDYHKIIKQPMDMGTIKRRLENNYYRSASECIQDFNTMFTNCYIYNKPTDDIVLMAQSLEKVFLQKVAQMPQEEIELPPPAPRGRAFKTGKSRRGRGAGLSVAQQVPAVSQSAYSPSSPDTPDSRFSGSPHMMLSKPGPPLPPLPPPPPPPALMTLPPTQPTAKKKGVKRKADTTTPSTTGFPVPPPGRAMGMGKGRGALSLSPVPSLTCGIGVSEPVHLQPVMGRSVPRRPIKPPRKDLPELARPKSAPRHRTKLSGQLRYCSSILKELLSKKHAAYAWPFYKPVDASLLGLHDYHLIIKHPMDLSTIKRKMDEREYRDSQEFSADVRLMFSNCYKYNPPEHDVVSMARRLQDVFEFRFAKMPDEVLEEEDEEEGLAPTSLGRNVGLMGLQHSSSSSSSSSSSSSSSSPSSSSESESSSDSEPSSESSPSSDSEEERAQRLAQLQDQVCTQLRAVHEQLAALSSGPIIKPKKKREKKKDKKKKKKPEKRKGGRSNERVREKVTKVPKSKSNKVASMPTQSKKAPAKKNSKSNKTTKKSLAAAARFTPPAPPIPQYDSEEEEDGLPMSYDAKRQLSLDINKLPGDKLGRVVHIIQSREPSLRDTNPEEIEIDFETLKPSTLRELESYVTSCLRKKPRKPYVMKPAGGKSREELALEKRRELERRLQDVSGQLNSVKKPQKPKEKASVSTEPHPMPAGRLSASSSSSDSSSSSSDSSSSDTSDSDSR is encoded by the exons ATGGAGGCGGTGGTCAACCCGTCTATTGACAG CAGGTCTGTCATGACGGGCGCCATGGAGTCAAGCGCAGCCAACCCGGGCAAACGCATCCGCAAACCCTCTCTACTCTATGAGGGTTTCGAAGGCCCTGGCCTGCCGCTCGCACCCACACCCATAGCGGGGCCGCCGCCCTCGCAGCACCTCCCGGTGAAGGACCCGAGCAGGCCGGGCCGCATCACTAACCAGCTGCAGTACCTCCAGAAGGTGATGACGAAGGCGCTGTGGCGGCACCACTTCGCTTGGCCCTTTCACGAGCCCGTGGACGCCGTCCGCCTCAACTTGCCC GACTACCACAAGATCATCAAGCAGCCCATGGACATGGGGACCATCAAAAGACGGCTGGAGAACAACTACTACCGCAGCGCCAGCGAGTGCATCCAGGACTTCAACACCATGTTCACCAACTGCTACATCTACAACAAG CCCACTGACGACATCGTCCTGATGGCCCAgtctctggagaaggtttttcTGCAGAAGGTGGCTCAGATGCCCCAGGAGGAGATCGAGTTGCCCCCTCCTGCACCCAGGGGACGAGCGTTCAAGACCGGCAAATCCCGACGGGGAAGAG gtgcAGGTCTAAGTGTAGCTCAGCAGGTCCCAGCTGTGTCTCAATCGGCTTACTCGCCCTCATCTCCCGACACCCCGGACTCACGGTTTTCAGGCTCTCCTCACATGATGCTCAGTAAACCCGGACCTCcacttcctcctcttcctcctcctcctccccctcctgcCCTCATGACTCTGCCCCCCACACAGCCCACCGCAAag AAGAAAGGTGTGAAGCGCAAAGCGGACACCACCACCCCGAGCACCACAGGTTTCCCCGTGCCCCCTCCCGGCCGTGCGATGGGCATGGGTAAGGGTCGCggcgctctctcgctctccccaGTCCCCAGCCTGACATGCGGCATAGGCGTGAGCGAGCCCGTGCACCTGCAGCCCGTCATGGGCCGATCCGTGCCGCGGCGTCCCATCAAACCCCCGCGTAAAGACCTACCCGAGCTGGCGAGGCCGAAGAGCGCGCCGCGGCACCGCACCAAGCTGAGCGGCCAGCTGCGCTACTGCAGCTCCATCCTAAAGGAGCTGCTGAGCAAGAAGCATGCGGCCTACGCCTGGCCGTTCTACAAACCCGTCGACGCCTCGCTGCTCGGCCTGCACGACTACCACCTCATCATCAAACACCCCATGGACCTCAGCACCATCAAG AGGAAGATGGACGAGCGGGAGTACAGGGACTCTCAGGAGTTTAGCGCTGACGTCAGGCTCATGTTCTCAAACTGCTATAAGTACAATCCACCCGAGCATGACGTCGTGTCCATGGCACGCAGACTGCAG gACGTGTTCGAATTCCGTTTTGCGAAGATGCCTGACGAGGTCCTGGAGGAAGAGGACGAGGAAGAAGGTTTGGCGCCGACCTCTCTGGGTCGCAACGTGGGCCTGATGGGACTGCAacactcctcctcatcctcttcGTCCTCCTCGTCTTCGTCATCGTCATCCTCTCCTTCGTCCTCATCAGAAAGCGAGTCAAGCAGCGACAGTGAGCCGAGCAGTGAAAGCAGCCCGAGCTCGGACAGCGAGGAGGAGAGAGCGCAGCGCCTGGCCCAGCTACAGGACCAAGTCTGCACTCAG CTGCGCGCGGTGCACGAGCAGTTAGCCGCGCTCTCGTCCGGCCCCATCATCAAACCCAAGAAGAAGCGCGAAAAGAAGAaggacaagaagaagaagaagaagccagAGAAACGCAAAGGAGGCCGGAGCAACGAGAGGGTGCGGGAGAAAGTAACCAAAGTGCCCAAGAGCAAATCTAACAAGGTGGCGTCCATGCCCACTCAGAGCAAGAAGGCTCCTGCCAAGAAGAACAGCAAGAGCAACAA GACGACTAAGAAGTCTTTAGCAGCCGCAGCTCGCTTCACGCCTCCAGCTCCGCCGATTCCGCAGTACGACTCCGAGGAGGAAGAGGACGGTCTCCCTATGAGCTACGACGCCAAGCGGCAGCTCAGCCTCGACATCAACAAGCTGCCGGGTGACAAGCTGGGCCGCGTCGTGCACATCATCCAGTCCCGCGAGCCCTCGCTGCGCGACACCAACCCCGAGGAGATCGAGATCGACTTCGAGACGCTCAAACCGTCCACACTGCGTGAACTCGAGAGCTACGTCACCAGCTGCTTGCGCAAAAAGCCAAGGAAACCTTACG tgatgaAACCAGCCGGTGGGAAGTCACGTGAGGAACTGGCTTTGGAGAAGAGGAGGGAGCTGGAGAGAAGACTGCAGGATGTCAGTGGACAACTCAACTCTGTCAAAAAGCCCCAGAAACCCAAAG